Genomic segment of Hylaeus volcanicus isolate JK05 chromosome 6, UHH_iyHylVolc1.0_haploid, whole genome shotgun sequence:
ATTTAGTAGTCAAGCAGCACCGCATTTCAATGCGATACCACGCTCGTTTCCACATATCAAAGCAGTGGCAATCGATgctataaaatatcaacagtAAGATTACGAAATATTGAactacatttaaaaataacgtagAGAACGTGATTACATAAAATTGATGCATTTTGTGTTCTTATAGCTTCAATGCTCAGTATGGAATTGTCGGTGTTCCTACGCTGATGCTTGTTCACAATGGGAAACCTGTGGCAAAGTTTAATGGAACTGTCTACAAGCTCGAATATTTTTGGAGGTTTATAACGCACATAACTAATCTACAATCAAATGGATCGCTATACGTTACATCTTTGGATTTTGCTGGTCCTGTTTCTAGTACACCATCGAATGAAACAGATTACTGTCTAGTTCTTTCGTGGGTCTTCATCGCAACGTGtgcattatattttacattgcaAAGCCGATGGTGGCAGCAGTTTGTTGAATTAGTCCAGAACACATGGCGTGAAAGTAATGCACAACACGAGCATGTTGACTAAAACGTTAAAAgagattatttattgttccaTACACAACGGCATGACATAAAATGGTACTCATGGTATTAAcagattattaaattacgtgATAATATTTGtggtaattgttaattaagacaatgtaaatatatcctaataaataagtaatataaatattgtttagaaaACTAGTTTGCTTAATCATTATTCAGAATAACTCgtctttattttgtacattcatttatttatgtataaaaaattcatgtatatttgtaaatgaaatgataatcctacgaagttttaaaaaaaaataacttaatATCTCATTTTCCTTATGATTAccttgataaaaaattaaataatgagtgtaaaaaataataaaatttattagcgCATGCGTGATTACACTAATAAAtaccttttaaaaatatttaattttaattattttttttggtattagtggcgccatctgtGGCAAaccgcccaagtttgtcgagaaatagttCCAGTTTCTCACcgatagatggcgccacaACTGGAAAAGCCTGGTGAAAAAGTTAAATGCAAAAAACATTAGTTAAACTCAATTcaataatgattttaaattttacgatGCTTTTAGTATTGTTAAACtgtcattatttattgtattaaagctgtttttatgaatattaaataataaaaaaactacgtagcggtggcgccatctcgCGGTAAACTgctcaagtttgtcgagaAGTAGTTCTACtttttcaccgctagatggctagatgggcgttttcccaccgatggcgccactagtactAAAATCCGCTCAATGAGCGGCTTAGTGAGCGGTGGTTTTTCCGAATGGCTCCTATTGaatgaagtttaaaaagaaatcgaatggCGCGTaccatatttataatatgataatttatctacatgtaaaataatggATTCAATAGAACCTTTGGTAAGTATGAATGTGatacatgaaattattaacTGATGTACGAGTCGACGTTCGaacagttaaataaaaattaaagaaagaatgaTTTGTAGTACTAACTTTTAGGTTAAAATAAATCAGTATTATTGTGAAATGAATACACATCGTTAAGAAGTAATCGTGTTCACCAAGTAGAATCACGTGTTCcacgaaaagaaaggaagaagttCGTAAAAATGATTATGCGAAAAAAAATCTGGCCTCGCACATTAAGTGACTTCCTTTCGATGACTTTTATATTAGCAATTGTGCCTCTGTTATATTGGTTTGAATTATGGGTGGTTTTGCCTACAGTGCATGAAAGTGaaacattattatacattGGACATTTTCTCTTTGGAAACTTTATCATGCTGAACATAGTTGGAAATTTCACATACACAGTTTTCTGTGACACCAGTACCAGAAGAGATATCATGCCAATAAGTGCTGCGAATACTAAAGATGGTTGGAGGCTGTGTGCTACTTGCGAAACTCTTGCACCCCCACGTTCATGGCACTGCCCGATATgtgatatttgtattttaaaaagggACCACCATTGCATTTTCACTGGTTGTTGTATTGGTCACTATAACCATCGATACTTCATCATGTTTCtgctatatttatttatagcaaCAACATACAgtttttgttataataatatttttatttggaatcgAATTCATTTTGAGTTTCCTAtgtcaattataaaaattatttttccattagCAATATTCGTTTTTGGATTCGATGGATCCAtagatcaattttatttacttttgtacATTGTATCTGTAGTAGGAATGTTATACACAGGTGTCCTGTGTATTTACCACTTTCGTTTAATACTTAATGGTAGTATAGCtaatgaaagtaataaaagaatttatatatataatttagggtggaaacaaaatgtaaaagagGTGTTAGGCGATCGGTGGTATTTAACATGGATAATTCCTTATGTAACATCTCAATTACCACATAATGGTGTAGTATGGGATACATCAAACTCGTGGCAATATgctaattctaaaaataaataaaatctgtttATCTAGCTTTGTATAAAAACATATAGAAAAGTGAAATACATAAGTaattatgtacaatttatcaaataaaataagctgcagtttagaattttattcaaatgttaacctttatttcaatatttacacataaaaattaaaaaaacatgttgTGCAAGGGTTTCTATTCTTACTTTTATTCtctattgaaaatattataaatgatgaTAGAATACATGATTGTACATTCTTAGGACTAGTTTAAAAGTACATGTATCATTTAATGTTATACAATGAACTTCAATGTGTCTTATGACCTATTTTCTACTGAAACATAatcgttttaaatatatgataatatgCGTATCAAACTTTGAACTTTTATAGCTGCAATTAAGTaatattataagaaattttcgaCAAAAAAGATAatcattacaaaaattgtatatgttAAATTTACTTAGTTATCACGTTTTTTAACTTcggtataataatttcaaatatacaatacTTGTATCaaacaagaataaatacaTCCCCATTACGAATTACATGTAATAAGTCATCACcttttaaaatgcaattaaaacttaCTTTAAGCTACAACCACAACATTcttgtgaaaaaaataatattgtgacaaaaaagaataaaatatgtacatataatatataaat
This window contains:
- the LOC128878010 gene encoding thioredoxin domain-containing protein 15, encoding MKTRVQFLGYVRKMYASRRNLCLFVIILVQIINVLGRMDECEVIQSIPSKNSDQENDPDPGEGIQIEENKTIESNVTVNNSSSNVTKVNCLTDKVYGPVEIVNATRLMKLLMLEPGSTNRSINNKEGRLLPGTCVIVLFYARWCIFSSQAAPHFNAIPRSFPHIKAVAIDAIKYQHFNAQYGIVGVPTLMLVHNGKPVAKFNGTVYKLEYFWRFITHITNLQSNGSLYVTSLDFAGPVSSTPSNETDYCLVLSWVFIATCALYFTLQSRWWQQFVELVQNTWRESNAQHEHVD
- the LOC128878185 gene encoding probable palmitoyltransferase ZDHHC24 is translated as MIMRKKIWPRTLSDFLSMTFILAIVPLLYWFELWVVLPTVHESETLLYIGHFLFGNFIMLNIVGNFTYTVFCDTSTRRDIMPISAANTKDGWRLCATCETLAPPRSWHCPICDICILKRDHHCIFTGCCIGHYNHRYFIMFLLYLFIATTYSFCYNNIFIWNRIHFEFPMSIIKIIFPLAIFVFGFDGSIDQFYLLLYIVSVVGMLYTGVLCIYHFRLILNGSIANESNKRIYIYNLGWKQNVKEVLGDRWYLTWIIPYVTSQLPHNGVVWDTSNSWQYANSKNK